In Salinigranum marinum, one DNA window encodes the following:
- a CDS encoding branched-chain amino acid ABC transporter permease, whose translation MSVLSQFLQAVVFGLVEGSVIAVGAVGLTLSYGVTRFINFAYGEFLSYGAFLALFVSGAGLGLSLPLPLAAVVAVVGVGVLGVGVSRLFFTPISDRGALPLLITSIGVSFVLRYVLIAAVGADARQLPVPLVRPITVAGVGATPLQLAVVAIAVVTMVGFHLLLQRTLLGKMMRATSGNRALATVAGIDTERIVRRTWFISAAAGGLAGILYGALFAPFRPTFGFGYLIVVFAATLLGGIGRPYGAMLGALLIGLVISLGSTYLSASYDQAYAFLVLVGVLLLRPQGIRGGEF comes from the coding sequence ATGTCGGTACTCTCACAGTTCCTACAAGCCGTGGTGTTCGGTCTCGTCGAGGGGAGCGTGATCGCCGTCGGTGCGGTCGGGCTGACCCTGTCGTACGGCGTCACGCGCTTCATCAACTTCGCGTACGGCGAGTTCCTGAGCTACGGTGCCTTCCTCGCGCTGTTCGTCTCCGGAGCCGGGCTGGGGCTGTCGCTCCCGCTTCCCCTCGCGGCCGTGGTCGCGGTCGTCGGCGTCGGGGTGCTCGGTGTCGGCGTTTCCCGACTGTTCTTCACCCCGATCTCCGACCGTGGCGCGCTCCCGCTCCTGATCACCTCGATCGGTGTCTCGTTCGTCCTCCGGTACGTCCTGATCGCCGCGGTCGGGGCCGACGCCAGACAGCTCCCGGTCCCGCTGGTCCGGCCCATCACGGTTGCCGGCGTCGGGGCGACGCCGCTCCAGCTGGCGGTGGTCGCCATCGCCGTCGTCACGATGGTCGGCTTTCACCTCCTCCTCCAGCGGACGCTGCTCGGCAAGATGATGCGCGCGACCAGCGGGAACCGCGCCCTCGCGACGGTCGCCGGCATCGACACCGAACGGATCGTCCGGCGGACGTGGTTCATCTCCGCGGCCGCCGGCGGGCTCGCGGGCATCCTCTACGGCGCGCTGTTCGCGCCCTTCCGTCCGACGTTCGGGTTCGGCTACCTGATCGTCGTCTTCGCCGCGACGCTGCTCGGCGGCATCGGCCGGCCGTACGGCGCGATGCTCGGCGCGCTGCTCATCGGCCTCGTCATCAGTCTGGGGTCGACGTATCTGTCGGCGAGCTACGACCAGGCGTACGCCTTCCTCGTGCTCGTCGGGGTGTTGCTCCTCCGGCCGCAGGGGATCCGCGGGGGGGAGTTCTGA
- a CDS encoding branched-chain amino acid ABC transporter permease, translating to MALLTGWASFAVTVATLACIWGLLTLGLNLHYGYTGLLNFGHVAFFAVGAYTAAIVTMPPPGDAVNANYLVGLNLPMPLGFPVSLLAAATVGGLLALLVGLTSVRLGTHYLAIATFALAGIFEDVLVNEEWLTNGTFGMNSVPRPGRAALGGDVWQLAYLAFAVFCLLAVYALLERLVQAPFGRLLRGIRESEVAARTLGKDVTLVKLKSFAIGGAIAGFAGGLYAHYIGSVVTAQFVAGVTFTVWAAMLLGGAASSVGAVAGAFVLVSFRESTRFITAVYDWLLTVLPSAAQAGLVAAVEPLPDHPSFVPSVRFIIVGLLFVLLIRYRPEGIFGDPNEIASMGEEGD from the coding sequence ATGGCGCTTCTGACCGGCTGGGCGTCGTTCGCCGTGACCGTCGCCACCCTCGCGTGCATCTGGGGGCTGCTCACGCTCGGGCTGAACCTCCACTACGGCTACACCGGGCTGTTGAACTTCGGTCACGTCGCCTTCTTCGCCGTCGGCGCGTACACCGCGGCGATCGTGACGATGCCGCCGCCGGGCGACGCCGTCAACGCGAACTACCTCGTCGGACTGAACCTGCCTATGCCGCTCGGGTTCCCGGTGAGTCTGCTGGCGGCGGCGACGGTCGGCGGACTGCTCGCCTTGCTCGTCGGTCTGACGAGCGTCAGGCTCGGCACCCACTACCTCGCGATCGCCACGTTCGCGCTGGCCGGGATCTTCGAGGACGTGCTGGTCAACGAGGAGTGGCTCACGAACGGTACGTTCGGCATGAACAGTGTTCCGCGGCCCGGCCGGGCGGCGCTCGGCGGCGACGTCTGGCAACTCGCGTATCTCGCGTTCGCCGTCTTCTGTCTCCTCGCCGTGTACGCTTTGCTCGAACGCCTCGTCCAGGCACCGTTCGGCCGCCTGCTGCGCGGGATCCGCGAGAGCGAGGTGGCCGCCCGAACCCTCGGGAAGGACGTCACGCTGGTGAAACTGAAGTCGTTCGCCATCGGCGGTGCGATCGCCGGCTTCGCGGGCGGGCTCTACGCCCACTACATCGGGAGCGTCGTCACCGCGCAGTTCGTCGCGGGCGTCACGTTCACCGTCTGGGCGGCGATGCTCCTCGGCGGTGCCGCCTCCTCGGTCGGGGCCGTCGCCGGTGCGTTCGTCCTCGTGTCGTTCCGGGAGTCGACGCGGTTCATCACGGCCGTCTACGACTGGCTCCTCACCGTGCTCCCCTCGGCCGCGCAAGCGGGGCTCGTGGCGGCGGTCGAACCGCTCCCCGACCACCCGTCGTTCGTCCCGAGCGTCCGCTTCATCATCGTGGGGCTGCTGTTCGTGCTCCTCATCCGGTATCGACCCGAAGGGATCTTCGGCGACCCCAACGAGATCGCCTCGATGGGCGAGGAGGGTGACTGA
- a CDS encoding ABC transporter ATP-binding protein: MSDASDTSDSQPATSSDDAADHPDEPHDDVGSDGGAEGPPLLAVEDVVKRFGGLVAIDGARFDVEEGSITGLIGPNGAGKSTLFNCITGIHTPDSGSIRLHGEAIHGRTPDEIATRGVGRTFQTPRIFGGMTVRENMAFAARDQSGESALGALARPRTVAREEAAVQSTVDETLSFLDLDHLADDFASGLSGGQRKLLGLGRVLMMDPEIILLDEPVAGVNPSLADELVDRLHDLNDRGRTILLIEHDMDLVMNHCDRVVVLHNGETLAAGDPDIVQSDERVVEAYLGGYDQ, encoded by the coding sequence GTGTCCGACGCCTCCGACACCTCCGATTCGCAGCCGGCTACGTCCTCGGATGACGCCGCCGACCACCCCGACGAGCCACACGACGATGTCGGCTCCGACGGCGGGGCCGAGGGGCCGCCCCTGCTGGCCGTCGAGGATGTCGTCAAGCGGTTCGGCGGCCTCGTCGCGATCGACGGCGCGCGGTTCGACGTCGAGGAGGGATCGATCACCGGGCTCATCGGGCCGAACGGGGCGGGCAAGTCGACGCTGTTCAACTGCATCACCGGCATCCACACGCCCGATAGCGGGTCGATCCGGCTCCACGGCGAGGCGATCCACGGGCGGACGCCGGACGAGATCGCCACCCGCGGCGTCGGGCGGACGTTCCAGACGCCGCGAATCTTCGGCGGAATGACCGTCCGCGAGAACATGGCGTTCGCCGCACGCGACCAGAGCGGCGAGAGCGCGCTCGGTGCCCTCGCCCGCCCGCGGACAGTCGCGCGCGAGGAGGCCGCGGTTCAGTCGACGGTCGACGAGACGCTTTCGTTCCTCGATCTCGACCACCTCGCCGACGACTTCGCCTCGGGGCTCTCCGGCGGCCAGCGCAAACTCCTCGGCCTCGGCCGCGTGCTGATGATGGACCCCGAGATCATCCTGCTGGACGAACCGGTCGCGGGCGTCAACCCGTCGCTCGCGGACGAACTGGTCGACCGACTGCACGACCTCAACGACCGGGGACGCACCATCCTCCTCATCGAACACGATATGGACCTCGTGATGAACCACTGTGACCGCGTCGTCGTACTTCACAACGGAGAGACGCTGGCGGCCGGCGATCCGGACATCGTTCAGTCCGACGAGCGCGTCGTCGAGGCCTACCTCGGGGGGTACGACCAGTGA
- a CDS encoding ABC transporter ATP-binding protein gives MSDIETLRTFDDSLLSARNLATGYGELQVLFDVTVDVRADEVVLVFGPNGAGKSTLMRALIGQLPVWDGSVAVRGHDVSEVPADEMVSNGVGYVPQTENVFPNLTVSENLDIGAIHAADPASRRREIFDLFPRLDERRSQLASTLSGGERQMLAMARALMPNPDVLLIDEPSAGLAPQLVERTFEHVAAVRQTGTAVLMVEQNVTAALEVTDRGYVLDTGENRFEGDADEIRDSDRVRDLYLGRAAPDGG, from the coding sequence GTGAGCGACATCGAGACGCTCCGGACGTTCGACGACTCCCTCCTGTCCGCCCGCAACCTCGCAACCGGCTACGGCGAGCTACAGGTGCTGTTCGACGTCACCGTCGACGTTCGGGCCGACGAAGTCGTCCTCGTGTTCGGGCCGAACGGGGCGGGCAAGTCGACGCTCATGCGGGCGCTGATCGGCCAACTCCCGGTGTGGGACGGCAGCGTCGCGGTGCGAGGCCACGATGTCTCCGAGGTTCCCGCCGACGAGATGGTCTCGAACGGCGTCGGCTACGTCCCCCAGACCGAGAACGTCTTCCCGAACCTCACCGTGTCGGAGAACCTCGACATCGGCGCGATCCACGCCGCCGACCCGGCCAGCCGCCGCCGCGAGATCTTCGACCTCTTCCCCCGCCTCGACGAGCGACGCAGCCAGCTGGCGTCGACACTCTCCGGCGGGGAACGACAGATGCTCGCGATGGCCCGGGCGCTGATGCCGAACCCCGACGTGCTGCTCATCGACGAGCCCTCGGCGGGGTTGGCCCCGCAACTCGTCGAACGGACGTTCGAACACGTCGCGGCGGTCCGACAGACCGGCACGGCCGTGCTGATGGTCGAACAGAACGTCACCGCCGCGCTCGAAGTGACCGACCGCGGCTACGTGCTCGACACCGGCGAGAACCGGTTCGAGGGAGACGCGGACGAGATCCGCGACTCCGACCGCGTGCGCGACCTCTACTTGGGACGGGCCGCACCCGACGGAGGGTAA
- a CDS encoding ComEC/Rec2 family competence protein, with protein sequence MTRAEIHHVNVGQGDSTLIVTPSEETVLVDTGENPYQRRPGEDPNEIDIETTADIDRLFGSHDSFMPGEYLESLDHRSASGSPIRIDHVVLTHPHEDHQYYAPDVVEQFEVGTVHVSPVVREHPDVSGDLAVEMDEHGVRLNPVEAGDSIPVSGVDVDVIAPESNPAGLDADLSAPTGSVERVDSSSLNRYSLVLNVSHGHNDVVLPGDAPASQLRTAYDEHGVHPDVVLGSHHLARNGNLLGGDLVHPTDDLQFVVASHGTNPYGHPHDEVLTELHAQGVPTVSTRVNGCVRYRSDGRDVEVWVERRTGLDPRRLLGDSPSTDAYPKPGSPEWRGPTWKRICL encoded by the coding sequence ATGACCCGGGCTGAGATACACCACGTCAACGTCGGTCAGGGGGACAGCACGCTCATCGTCACGCCGTCCGAGGAGACGGTCCTCGTCGACACGGGGGAGAACCCGTACCAGCGTCGACCCGGCGAGGACCCGAACGAGATCGACATCGAAACCACGGCGGACATCGATCGGCTGTTCGGGAGTCACGACTCGTTCATGCCCGGCGAGTATCTCGAGTCGCTCGATCACCGGTCAGCGTCTGGGTCGCCCATCCGGATCGATCACGTGGTGCTGACGCACCCACACGAGGATCACCAGTACTACGCTCCGGACGTCGTCGAACAGTTCGAGGTCGGTACGGTGCACGTCTCACCCGTGGTCAGGGAGCACCCGGACGTCTCGGGTGATCTCGCGGTCGAGATGGACGAACACGGGGTCCGGCTGAATCCCGTGGAGGCGGGTGATTCGATTCCGGTCTCCGGTGTCGACGTCGACGTGATCGCTCCCGAATCGAACCCTGCAGGGTTGGACGCCGACCTCTCCGCGCCCACGGGATCGGTCGAGCGCGTCGACAGCAGCTCGCTCAACCGGTACAGCCTCGTCTTGAACGTCTCACACGGGCACAACGACGTCGTCTTACCGGGCGACGCTCCCGCCTCGCAGCTCCGGACGGCGTACGACGAACACGGCGTCCACCCCGACGTGGTACTCGGAAGCCACCATCTGGCACGCAACGGAAACCTGCTCGGTGGGGACCTCGTACACCCGACGGACGACCTCCAGTTCGTCGTCGCCTCGCACGGTACCAATCCGTACGGACACCCCCACGACGAGGTGCTGACCGAGCTCCATGCACAGGGGGTCCCGACCGTCTCCACGCGAGTGAACGGCTGCGTTCGCTACCGCAGCGACGGGCGCGATGTCGAGGTGTGGGTCGAGCGACGCACAGGACTCGATCCTCGACGGCTCCTCGGCGACTCGCCCTCGACGGACGCGTATCCCAAACCCGGGAGTCCCGAATGGCGAGGCCCAACGTGGAAACGCATCTGCTTGTAG
- a CDS encoding ABC transporter permease yields the protein METERESEPRRAGYLLLARAVLYREYLIFVRYPANAIGGIVISLFFFGLLFYGGRMVAGQALTDSIEGIIVGYFLWTLSVGAYSAISNDIGSEVQWGTLERHLMTPFGFAPVMALKGVAKVVRTFITSTLILAAMLLMTGTALQLNLVTVVPVATLAIVSVLGLGLAAGGITILYKRVGNWLNLLQFGFIVLISAPAFDLGWTRFLPLAQGSALLQRAMIDGTRLWEFPVVDLAVLVIVAVGYVALGYVVFQYATRRARRLGVLGDY from the coding sequence ATGGAGACCGAACGAGAGTCCGAGCCACGTCGCGCGGGCTACCTGCTGCTCGCCCGCGCGGTGTTGTATCGGGAGTACCTCATCTTCGTCCGCTACCCCGCGAACGCGATCGGCGGCATCGTCATCTCGCTGTTCTTCTTCGGACTGCTGTTTTACGGCGGCCGGATGGTCGCCGGGCAGGCGCTGACGGACTCCATCGAGGGGATCATCGTCGGCTACTTCCTCTGGACGCTTTCTGTGGGTGCGTACAGCGCCATCTCGAACGACATCGGCAGCGAGGTCCAGTGGGGGACGCTCGAACGCCACCTCATGACGCCGTTCGGCTTCGCCCCGGTGATGGCGCTCAAGGGCGTCGCGAAGGTGGTCCGCACCTTCATCACTTCGACGCTCATCCTCGCGGCGATGCTGCTCATGACCGGGACGGCGCTCCAGCTCAACCTGGTGACGGTCGTGCCGGTCGCGACGCTCGCCATCGTCTCCGTGCTCGGGCTCGGACTCGCGGCGGGCGGGATCACCATCCTCTACAAGCGCGTCGGCAACTGGCTCAACCTCCTGCAGTTCGGCTTCATCGTCCTCATCTCCGCGCCGGCGTTCGACCTCGGCTGGACGCGGTTCTTGCCGCTGGCACAGGGCAGCGCGCTCCTTCAGCGCGCGATGATCGACGGGACCCGGCTCTGGGAGTTCCCGGTCGTGGATCTCGCGGTCCTCGTCATAGTGGCCGTCGGCTACGTGGCGCTCGGCTACGTCGTGTTCCAGTACGCGACGCGCCGGGCGAGACGACTGGGCGTGCTCGGTGATTACTAG
- a CDS encoding ABC transporter ATP-binding protein, with protein sequence MTTSGSHEARQRTRETAGHAARPGGDSTASVAIAIDGVVKRFGSGPGAVTAVDDVSLTIESGSVVGLLGPNGAGKTTLIKCILGMVLPDEGTVHIDGIDVSAQPRQAYAHVDAMLEGARNDYWRLTVRENLRYFATISGVDPDSVADRHDRLLEQLDLTEKADEPVRKLSRGMKQKVSLASVLATESDIVFLDEPTLGLDVESSLTLRRELRRIVDERDLTVVLSSHDMDVIEDVCDRVVIMNDGRVIADDTVASLLRGSGTQGYRITSPDLDRVLTGLEARFDVTDVSHLDGTTRVEVTADSDGFYALVDYLEAHDVTIDAVNTVSHDLERVFVELTGGDLR encoded by the coding sequence ATGACCACATCGGGGAGTCACGAGGCGCGCCAGCGAACACGGGAGACGGCCGGCCACGCGGCGCGTCCCGGTGGTGACTCCACGGCTTCGGTCGCGATCGCCATCGACGGCGTCGTCAAGCGGTTCGGCAGCGGCCCGGGCGCGGTCACGGCCGTCGATGACGTCTCGCTCACCATCGAGTCGGGGTCGGTCGTGGGACTGCTGGGCCCCAACGGCGCCGGCAAGACCACGCTCATCAAGTGTATCCTGGGGATGGTGTTGCCGGACGAGGGAACGGTCCACATCGACGGCATCGACGTCTCGGCACAGCCCAGACAGGCGTACGCTCACGTCGACGCGATGCTCGAAGGGGCCCGCAACGACTACTGGCGGCTGACCGTCCGCGAGAACCTCCGCTACTTCGCGACGATCAGCGGCGTCGACCCCGACTCCGTCGCCGACCGTCACGACCGGCTCCTCGAACAACTGGACCTCACGGAGAAGGCGGACGAGCCCGTCCGGAAACTCTCGCGGGGGATGAAACAGAAGGTGTCGCTGGCGAGCGTCCTCGCCACCGAGTCCGACATCGTCTTTCTCGACGAGCCGACGCTCGGCCTCGACGTCGAGAGTTCGCTCACCCTCCGCCGGGAACTCCGGCGGATCGTCGACGAACGCGACCTCACCGTCGTGCTCAGCAGCCACGACATGGACGTCATCGAGGACGTCTGCGACCGCGTCGTCATCATGAACGACGGGCGCGTGATCGCCGACGACACCGTCGCCAGCCTGTTGCGAGGCTCCGGGACGCAGGGCTACCGGATCACGAGCCCGGATCTCGACCGGGTACTCACGGGGCTCGAAGCCCGTTTCGACGTCACGGACGTCTCTCATCTCGACGGGACGACCCGCGTCGAGGTGACGGCCGACAGCGACGGCTTCTACGCGCTCGTCGACTACCTGGAGGCGCATGACGTGACGATCGACGCCGTCAACACGGTGTCGCACGACCTCGAACGGGTGTTCGTCGAACTGACCGGCGGTGATCTGCGGTGA
- a CDS encoding DolP-mannose mannosyltransferase: MEPDAGIYQHIGWYLANGGTLYIDAWEPKLPLSFEPTAVLSYLAGDDMYLYQLFNVVLMMLAVVAIVLLVGLLTHHLTNDAFPSVVAGLSMFLLPGFAVRPAYGFRWASVLVPVGLYGLLSRVKDGLPFED, from the coding sequence ATGGAACCCGACGCGGGCATCTATCAGCATATCGGGTGGTACCTGGCGAACGGTGGAACACTCTACATCGATGCCTGGGAACCGAAGCTCCCGCTCTCATTCGAGCCCACGGCTGTACTGTCGTATCTCGCTGGTGATGATATGTACCTGTATCAGTTGTTCAACGTCGTCCTGATGATGCTCGCCGTCGTGGCTATCGTCCTCCTCGTTGGCCTCCTCACACACCACCTGACCAACGACGCGTTCCCGAGCGTCGTCGCTGGTCTCTCGATGTTTCTGCTTCCCGGCTTCGCCGTTCGTCCGGCGTACGGATTCAGATGGGCTTCGGTGCTCGTCCCGGTCGGACTGTACGGCCTTTTGAGTCGAGTTAAAGACGGTCTGCCGTTCGAAGATTGA
- a CDS encoding glycosyltransferase family 2 protein, translating to MDISVVVPTLKHPDEIEVVECLKRGEFEDYEVLIQDEYPVTKARNEGVRAAQSDKIVFLDDDSRPREDYLSRVSEALETEVALAGRTIHPRDDVFARELATHYDFGDSSRYVTRFWGCNMALRKEVLEAVGGWDENMGWGHEEKELADRVIEEHQIYYDPEIVVYHPYADSVRGYWKKQYKLEKQTPYYWCKRGVRPSKQWYYTLKTFVNPRGFVRRTPKLTLIKLGGTLASGSGRLVGLVSGRSCDKNET from the coding sequence ATGGACATTAGTGTAGTTGTTCCAACATTAAAACACCCGGACGAAATAGAGGTCGTGGAATGTCTCAAACGGGGTGAGTTCGAGGATTACGAAGTCCTGATTCAGGACGAGTACCCGGTCACGAAGGCCCGAAACGAGGGCGTACGGGCGGCGCAGTCGGACAAGATCGTCTTCTTGGATGATGACTCTCGACCACGTGAAGACTATCTGAGTCGTGTCTCGGAGGCACTCGAAACCGAAGTGGCGCTCGCCGGGCGGACGATTCATCCACGCGACGACGTATTCGCGAGAGAGTTGGCGACTCATTACGACTTCGGAGACAGCTCGCGATACGTCACTCGGTTCTGGGGATGTAATATGGCGCTCCGGAAGGAAGTGCTCGAAGCAGTGGGTGGGTGGGACGAAAACATGGGGTGGGGACACGAAGAGAAGGAGTTAGCCGACCGGGTCATCGAAGAGCACCAGATATATTATGACCCGGAAATCGTGGTATACCACCCGTACGCGGACTCCGTCCGCGGATACTGGAAGAAGCAGTACAAACTAGAGAAACAGACACCGTACTACTGGTGTAAAAGAGGGGTTCGACCGAGTAAACAGTGGTACTATACGTTAAAAACGTTCGTTAATCCGAGAGGATTTGTACGCCGCACCCCGAAACTCACGTTGATAAAGTTGGGAGGGACCCTCGCCAGTGGTTCCGGTCGCCTCGTCGGGCTCGTGTCGGGGCGATCTTGTGACAAAAACGAAACGTGA
- a CDS encoding Gfo/Idh/MocA family oxidoreductase, which produces MTHRVAIVGTGADPDSPDTDGYAMAYRHADAYDRLESCQLHACADIVIDNARRFAEEYDIPDDRVYEAYERMLEEAEPDVVSVCVPPAIHAEIVIGCAESGVVNAIHCEKPMASTWGECREMVRACEVHDVQLTFNHQRRFGHPFRKAKALLAREEIGELRRIEVGGDNLYDYGSHLFDLCGYFTDQEPIEWVLGQIDYSTKNVQFGMHNENQALVQWEYRNGVKGLASTGTGSLLQSQMRLIGSEGVIEIGHREGPPLRFRSTSTDGWLTVDTEGDTVHGPTTTRFVAAVQFVGDRIPLVSPDRLPSGNPTFIDRAIEEVVRSLDEDRESELSAANALQATELIFAAWESARRRGRVSLPLEIDSNPLEELVDAGELPVTR; this is translated from the coding sequence ATGACCCACAGAGTGGCGATTGTCGGGACCGGTGCCGATCCGGATAGTCCGGACACGGACGGGTACGCGATGGCGTACCGTCATGCGGACGCGTACGACCGTCTCGAGTCCTGTCAGCTCCACGCTTGCGCGGACATCGTCATCGATAACGCTCGACGGTTTGCCGAGGAGTACGACATCCCCGACGACCGGGTGTACGAGGCCTACGAGCGGATGCTCGAAGAGGCCGAACCGGACGTCGTCAGCGTCTGCGTCCCACCCGCGATCCACGCAGAGATCGTCATCGGCTGTGCTGAGAGCGGCGTGGTAAACGCGATCCACTGCGAAAAACCGATGGCCAGCACGTGGGGGGAGTGCCGGGAGATGGTGCGCGCCTGCGAAGTGCACGACGTCCAACTCACGTTCAATCACCAGCGACGCTTCGGCCATCCGTTCAGAAAGGCGAAGGCACTCCTCGCGCGCGAGGAAATCGGAGAGCTACGCCGCATCGAGGTCGGAGGTGACAACCTCTACGACTACGGGTCACATCTGTTCGACCTCTGTGGGTACTTTACTGATCAGGAACCGATCGAGTGGGTGCTCGGCCAGATCGACTACTCCACGAAGAACGTCCAGTTCGGGATGCACAACGAGAACCAAGCGCTCGTCCAGTGGGAGTATCGAAACGGCGTGAAAGGCTTGGCGTCGACCGGTACAGGAAGCCTTCTTCAAAGTCAGATGCGACTGATCGGGAGCGAGGGAGTCATCGAGATCGGTCATCGGGAAGGGCCTCCACTTCGGTTCAGGTCAACGTCGACCGACGGCTGGTTGACAGTCGACACGGAAGGCGATACGGTCCACGGGCCGACGACGACCCGGTTCGTCGCCGCCGTCCAGTTCGTCGGTGATCGGATCCCGCTCGTGTCCCCTGACCGATTGCCGTCCGGCAACCCGACGTTCATCGACCGAGCGATCGAAGAGGTTGTCAGGTCTCTAGACGAGGACAGAGAATCCGAACTATCGGCCGCGAACGCGCTTCAAGCGACGGAACTCATTTTCGCGGCGTGGGAGTCTGCCCGTCGTCGTGGGCGGGTCTCTCTGCCGCTTGAGATCGACTCGAACCCGCTGGAGGAGTTGGTCGATGCCGGTGAACTCCCCGTGACCCGATAA
- a CDS encoding VCBS repeat-containing protein, translating into MHFRHERVDSDPPCDHLGFCLPTDLTGNGRPDIIVGGHGPFGREPITRGDPLLKRLRSLVERQVRPVHETQTKLFWYENPGWERHTISSDSTLKLDVAGTLHDVTGDGRLDLISGEGINDHNVYWFEQPADPRDEWTTHHLTGTFEKYHDVAFGDVDDDGEAELVGLSQESETVFYYDVPDDPRREPWPESGLHIVDDDIRVEGLEIVDVDGDGRTEILAGTQIYHQPDSFDEQWMRESVATDWDDNRVAVGDLDGDGELELVYSEGDSPALGSRLGRVAWFDRDGDGWSGTFLHDGLMNPHSLQVGDFTGSGSLDVYVAEMGISGNEDPEHYLFRNDGQGNFEEMVVAHGVATHEAKVIDLNDDGRLDIAGKSYGPTPNDAHVDVWYNEP; encoded by the coding sequence ATGCACTTTCGCCACGAACGAGTCGACTCAGATCCACCGTGTGACCATCTCGGATTCTGTCTACCGACCGATCTCACTGGCAACGGACGTCCGGACATCATCGTCGGAGGACACGGTCCGTTCGGCCGAGAGCCGATCACGCGAGGTGACCCGCTCCTCAAGCGGCTTCGATCGCTCGTTGAGCGGCAAGTCCGTCCCGTTCACGAGACGCAGACCAAACTCTTCTGGTACGAGAACCCTGGGTGGGAGCGGCACACGATTTCGTCGGATTCCACGCTCAAACTCGACGTTGCCGGGACGTTACACGACGTCACCGGGGACGGACGCCTCGACCTGATCTCCGGCGAGGGAATCAACGATCACAACGTCTACTGGTTCGAGCAACCAGCCGATCCGCGCGACGAGTGGACGACACACCACCTCACGGGGACGTTCGAAAAGTACCACGACGTGGCGTTCGGCGATGTCGACGACGACGGCGAGGCCGAGTTGGTCGGACTGTCACAGGAGAGCGAGACGGTGTTTTATTACGACGTTCCCGACGACCCCCGGAGAGAGCCGTGGCCCGAGTCGGGGCTTCATATCGTCGACGACGACATCCGTGTCGAAGGTCTCGAGATCGTCGACGTCGACGGCGACGGACGGACAGAGATCCTCGCGGGGACACAGATCTATCACCAGCCCGATTCGTTCGACGAACAGTGGATGCGTGAGTCGGTAGCGACGGATTGGGACGACAACCGGGTTGCGGTCGGCGATTTAGACGGCGATGGGGAACTGGAGCTCGTCTATTCGGAGGGCGACTCGCCGGCACTCGGCTCCCGGCTGGGACGGGTCGCCTGGTTTGACCGTGACGGGGACGGCTGGAGTGGAACGTTCCTTCACGACGGGCTCATGAACCCCCACTCGCTCCAGGTGGGTGACTTCACAGGATCCGGTTCGCTCGACGTCTACGTCGCCGAGATGGGGATCAGTGGCAACGAAGATCCGGAACACTACCTCTTCAGGAACGACGGTCAAGGAAACTTCGAGGAGATGGTCGTCGCTCACGGTGTTGCGACGCACGAGGCGAAGGTGATTGACCTGAACGACGACGGTCGGCTCGACATCGCCGGGAAGTCGTACGGACCGACGCCGAACGATGCACACGTCGACGTCTGGTACAATGAGCCCTGA